Proteins encoded in a region of the Streptomyces sp. NBC_00310 genome:
- a CDS encoding phosphotransferase family protein, producing MTSPSAPVSPDPVPDTSLTDFLLTHGLAGPGEPARWTPLAGGVSSDLWRVDLPGRSLCVKRALARLRVAADWQAPVSRNAYEWAWMRFASRHRPDSVPELLAHDAEAGLFAMAFLPPERYPVWKAQLFDGQVEVATAAAVGELLGTLHAASAGDVTLAAEFATDDNFHALRIEPYLLATAAAHPDLGDVLRGLAHRTATTHLALVHGDVSPKNILVGPAGPVLLDAECAWYGDPAFDLAFCVNHLLLKSLVVPGHRADLLGSARVLVEEYVRRVDWEPRPDLEARGAALLPALLLARVDGKSPAEYLTDDGHRLFVRTVASALLRVPVPTMTDVLDSWAAALEATPTEPGGDRPD from the coding sequence ATGACGTCGCCCTCCGCGCCGGTGAGCCCGGACCCGGTGCCGGACACCTCGCTCACCGACTTCCTGCTCACCCACGGGCTCGCCGGGCCCGGCGAACCCGCACGGTGGACGCCGCTGGCCGGCGGTGTCTCGTCCGACCTGTGGCGGGTGGACCTGCCGGGACGCTCCCTGTGCGTCAAGCGGGCCCTGGCCCGGCTGCGGGTCGCCGCCGACTGGCAGGCACCGGTGTCGCGCAACGCGTACGAATGGGCGTGGATGCGGTTCGCGTCCCGGCACCGGCCGGACAGCGTGCCGGAGCTGCTGGCCCACGACGCCGAGGCCGGCCTCTTCGCGATGGCGTTCCTGCCCCCCGAGCGGTACCCGGTGTGGAAGGCACAGCTGTTCGACGGCCAGGTGGAGGTGGCGACCGCCGCGGCCGTCGGAGAACTGCTCGGCACCCTGCACGCGGCGAGCGCGGGCGATGTCACCCTCGCCGCGGAGTTCGCCACCGACGACAACTTCCACGCGCTGCGCATCGAGCCGTACCTGCTGGCCACCGCGGCGGCGCACCCCGATCTGGGCGACGTCCTCCGGGGCCTCGCCCACCGCACGGCCACGACCCACCTGGCCCTGGTGCACGGCGACGTCAGCCCCAAGAACATCCTCGTCGGCCCGGCCGGGCCCGTGCTGCTGGACGCCGAGTGCGCCTGGTACGGGGACCCGGCCTTCGACCTGGCCTTCTGCGTCAACCATCTGCTCCTCAAGAGCCTGGTGGTACCCGGGCACCGAGCCGATCTCCTCGGCTCCGCGCGGGTCCTGGTCGAGGAGTACGTCCGGCGCGTCGACTGGGAGCCCCGGCCGGACCTCGAGGCGCGGGGTGCGGCACTGCTGCCGGCGCTGCTGCTCGCGCGGGTGGACGGCAAGTCCCCGGCGGAGTACCTCACGGACGACGGGCACCGGCTGTTCGTGCGCACGGTGGCATCGGCCCTGCTGAGGGTCCCCGTCCCGACCATGACGGACGTCCTGGACTCCTGGGCGGCCGCGCTCGAAGCCACCCCGACCGAGCCCGGCGGCGACCGCCCCGACTGA
- a CDS encoding cupin domain-containing protein: MRRVVTGHDENGRSVVVSDGPIPRSREFGSLPGWVSRLPWATEPGEQVSRAGEDPTPKVTSLLPAPGGTRFIVLTFPPDTAMSDPAFDPVAFDREQRADSPGIADLMEPDGMHTTPTVDYGIVLQGDLVLELDDGRCTPLSAGDIVIQNGTRHGWRNRGDQPATMAFVLVGAERDG; encoded by the coding sequence ATGCGCAGAGTCGTCACCGGCCATGACGAGAACGGCAGGTCGGTCGTCGTCAGCGACGGCCCCATCCCGCGCAGCCGGGAGTTCGGCAGTCTGCCGGGCTGGGTGTCCCGCCTGCCGTGGGCCACCGAACCCGGCGAGCAGGTCAGCCGGGCCGGCGAGGACCCCACACCCAAGGTCACCAGCCTCCTCCCGGCGCCCGGCGGCACCCGCTTCATCGTCCTGACCTTCCCACCGGACACCGCGATGTCCGACCCGGCGTTCGATCCCGTCGCCTTCGACCGGGAACAGCGGGCGGACTCGCCCGGCATCGCGGACCTCATGGAGCCCGACGGCATGCACACCACGCCGACCGTCGACTACGGCATCGTGCTCCAGGGCGACCTCGTGCTCGAACTCGACGACGGCCGCTGCACCCCCCTCTCGGCAGGGGACATCGTGATCCAGAACGGCACCCGGCACGGCTGGCGCAATCGCGGCGACCAGCCGGCCACCATGGCCTTCGTCCTCGTCGGCGCGGAGCGCGACGGCTGA
- a CDS encoding LysR family transcriptional regulator, with the protein MTASFSLRQLEYFVAVADTGSMSAAAVRCHASQASISTAIADLERRLGVQLLIRRRAKGVSLTEAGSRILGRARAMLAQADEITAGAQAEEGRLAGRLKIGCYTALTPFLIPLLVDGFTRLHPAVDLELIEGQQDEMRQALVQGSCDVALLYAFGDEAGLSCTTLRANRPYVIVAAGHPLAGRESVSLAELADEPLIIYAQPPAQQNADRWFSLAGARPNIRYRTSSIEAVRSMVARGLGFATLIQTWPTDTSIEGLPLASVPLSDPLDHVELVVAHASHVIPTHRARAFLQYAEKTLAGPGGPDTSD; encoded by the coding sequence ATGACAGCAAGTTTTTCCCTCCGGCAGTTGGAATACTTCGTCGCTGTGGCGGACACCGGCTCCATGAGCGCGGCGGCGGTACGGTGCCATGCCTCCCAGGCCAGCATCTCCACAGCGATCGCCGACCTCGAACGCCGCCTCGGCGTGCAGTTGTTGATACGACGTCGGGCGAAAGGGGTCTCTCTCACCGAGGCGGGCAGCCGGATCCTCGGACGCGCCCGGGCGATGTTGGCTCAGGCCGACGAGATAACAGCCGGCGCCCAGGCCGAGGAAGGCCGACTGGCAGGCCGCCTGAAAATCGGCTGCTACACGGCCCTGACACCTTTCCTGATCCCGCTCCTGGTGGACGGATTCACGCGGCTTCACCCTGCGGTCGACCTGGAACTGATCGAGGGTCAGCAGGACGAAATGAGACAGGCTTTGGTACAGGGCTCATGCGATGTCGCTTTGCTGTACGCATTCGGTGACGAGGCCGGCCTGTCCTGTACGACGCTCCGCGCAAACCGTCCGTACGTCATCGTGGCCGCCGGCCACCCTCTGGCGGGGCGGGAGTCCGTCTCACTCGCCGAACTGGCCGACGAGCCACTGATCATCTACGCTCAGCCGCCCGCCCAACAGAACGCCGACCGCTGGTTCTCCCTCGCCGGAGCACGGCCGAACATCCGGTACCGGACCTCGAGCATCGAGGCCGTCCGCAGCATGGTCGCCCGCGGTCTCGGCTTCGCCACCCTGATTCAGACCTGGCCGACCGATACCAGCATCGAAGGGCTCCCCCTGGCATCCGTACCGCTCAGCGACCCGCTGGACCATGTCGAGCTCGTGGTCGCCCACGCCTCGCACGTCATCCCCACCCATCGGGCCCGCGCGTTCCTCCAGTACGCCGAGAAGACGCTCGCCGGCCCCGGCGGACCGGACACCAGCGACTGA
- a CDS encoding acyl-CoA dehydrogenase family protein: protein MAMLLDPTRPTDRGMGDGVLDRVRALLPEIAARSAEGEDARAVPAEIVAALREAGVFRMALPRVWGGEQYGLLEGARVVRELARADGSTGWTVQAASMAWFFVRSLPRETLENEVFGSGADLMLRGAVAPKGLATPVKGGYRISGRWPLASGPFTPDWMLGGFLVEGAPPLPDGRPDMRVALFRPEQVTFLDTWDAVGLRATQSTDFTMDDVFVPERHTGPMFGDNNIPAPLYDLPYSPTGASHDAVILGALDGALDDLAELAATKRPAFNPRALLGEDPVFQEKFAELRLRAGALAALSEQTGRIVMDRALGGEAPTPVEWFSYKGTTQHIHHEGIRILNEIMTLSGSAGLYSGSPLQRRWRDVRCVSQHVVGNTGAMRQLGAVLSGQN, encoded by the coding sequence ATGGCCATGCTTCTTGACCCCACCCGACCCACGGACCGAGGAATGGGGGACGGCGTGCTCGACCGCGTCCGCGCCCTCCTTCCCGAGATCGCCGCACGCTCGGCCGAGGGAGAGGACGCCCGGGCGGTTCCGGCGGAGATCGTCGCCGCTCTGCGCGAAGCCGGTGTGTTCCGGATGGCCCTGCCCCGGGTGTGGGGCGGCGAACAGTACGGGCTGCTGGAAGGAGCCCGGGTGGTGCGGGAGCTCGCCCGAGCCGACGGCTCGACCGGCTGGACCGTCCAGGCCGCGTCGATGGCGTGGTTCTTCGTACGGTCGCTGCCCCGGGAGACGCTGGAGAACGAGGTGTTCGGCAGCGGCGCGGATCTGATGCTCCGAGGGGCGGTGGCTCCGAAGGGGCTGGCGACGCCGGTGAAGGGCGGGTACCGGATCAGTGGTCGATGGCCGCTGGCGAGCGGCCCCTTCACCCCGGACTGGATGCTCGGAGGCTTCCTGGTCGAAGGGGCGCCGCCGCTGCCGGACGGCCGTCCGGACATGCGGGTCGCGCTGTTCCGGCCCGAGCAGGTCACCTTCCTCGACACCTGGGACGCGGTCGGCCTGCGTGCCACGCAGAGCACGGACTTCACGATGGACGACGTCTTCGTGCCCGAGCGTCACACGGGACCGATGTTCGGCGACAACAACATCCCCGCTCCCCTTTACGACCTGCCCTACTCACCCACCGGGGCCTCGCACGACGCCGTCATCCTCGGCGCCCTCGACGGTGCGCTCGACGATCTCGCCGAACTCGCCGCCACCAAGCGGCCGGCGTTCAACCCGAGGGCCCTCCTCGGTGAGGACCCGGTGTTCCAGGAGAAGTTCGCCGAGCTGCGGCTGCGGGCGGGGGCGCTGGCGGCCCTGTCGGAGCAGACCGGACGCATCGTCATGGACCGTGCCCTCGGGGGAGAGGCGCCCACCCCGGTCGAGTGGTTCAGCTACAAGGGCACCACCCAGCACATCCACCACGAGGGCATCCGGATCCTCAACGAGATCATGACCCTCTCGGGCAGCGCGGGCCTGTACAGCGGCAGTCCGCTCCAGCGCCGCTGGCGCGATGTCCGCTGCGTCTCCCAGCACGTGGTCGGCAACACGGGTGCCATGCGGCAGCTCGGCGCGGTCCTGTCGGGCCAGAACTGA
- a CDS encoding flavin reductase family protein has protein sequence MSPLHATPTNPALLRQAFGCFPSGVTAVCALDSGAPVGMAASTFTPVSLSPALISVCVQDTSTTWPKLRRRSHVGVSVLAQGQDEICRSLAGKGGDRFAGVDWDADEGGGVYIRGASLWLNCTLHAELPGGDHTIVLLEIQGLRAEPDRDPLVFHNSRFRRLAF, from the coding sequence ATGAGCCCTCTCCACGCGACACCGACCAACCCTGCCCTGCTGCGCCAGGCGTTCGGCTGCTTCCCGTCCGGGGTGACAGCCGTGTGCGCACTCGACTCCGGCGCCCCGGTGGGTATGGCCGCGAGCACCTTCACCCCGGTCTCCCTGTCACCCGCCCTGATATCGGTCTGCGTGCAGGACACCTCCACGACCTGGCCGAAACTGCGACGGCGAAGCCACGTGGGTGTGAGCGTGCTCGCCCAGGGACAGGACGAGATCTGCCGGTCGCTGGCCGGCAAGGGGGGCGACCGGTTCGCGGGAGTCGACTGGGACGCCGACGAGGGCGGCGGTGTGTACATCCGCGGCGCCAGCCTCTGGCTGAACTGCACACTGCACGCCGAACTCCCCGGCGGCGACCACACGATCGTCCTGCTGGAGATCCAGGGTCTGCGGGCCGAACCCGACAGAGACCCCCTGGTGTTCCACAACAGCAGGTTCCGACGCCTGGCCTTCTAG
- a CDS encoding helix-turn-helix domain-containing protein gives MTGSAPSPPGARLAVVLQQLKRRTGLSLAQLANATTFSKSSWQRYLNGKSLPPRSAVKELCRLAGEPADHPLALLDIARTDRTEDSEPAEKQPARQNTGTQKDTPAPAPTTAPPDTSLREAVEGDPGPARTCPPGTGNSEPAPTHVAPTAADPTTHRRATILTALASLCAVALGTLVLVHLPPSHGKEAAPSPTPPTATGPLCRHTACQNKDPITTRCGADPETLAEHETATGAWIQIRYSQECGTSWVRMWGAAVDDRVEIRAGRNGFLDGARVSNRSEADTYVHTLMSVISPGTPVQSCFTPAAGGAKECFRAPTDRTSTPGRARSGP, from the coding sequence ATGACAGGGAGTGCACCTTCACCGCCGGGCGCCCGACTGGCCGTCGTACTGCAGCAGTTGAAGCGGCGCACGGGTCTGAGCCTGGCGCAGCTCGCGAACGCGACCACCTTCAGCAAGTCGTCCTGGCAGCGTTATCTCAACGGCAAGAGCCTGCCGCCCCGCAGCGCGGTCAAAGAGCTGTGCCGTCTGGCGGGCGAACCCGCCGACCACCCGTTGGCGCTCCTGGACATCGCCAGGACGGACCGGACGGAAGACAGCGAGCCTGCAGAGAAGCAACCGGCTCGGCAGAACACCGGTACCCAGAAAGACACGCCGGCCCCGGCCCCGACCACCGCCCCACCCGACACCAGCCTTCGTGAGGCAGTCGAGGGCGACCCTGGCCCGGCCCGTACATGCCCGCCCGGCACTGGCAACAGCGAGCCGGCCCCGACCCACGTCGCTCCCACTGCCGCCGACCCGACCACACACCGGCGCGCAACCATCCTCACCGCCCTCGCGTCGCTGTGCGCCGTGGCACTGGGAACCCTCGTGCTCGTCCACCTCCCCCCGTCGCACGGCAAGGAGGCGGCACCGTCCCCCACGCCCCCTACGGCCACCGGGCCGCTCTGTCGGCACACCGCATGCCAGAACAAGGACCCGATCACGACGCGATGTGGCGCCGACCCGGAGACGCTCGCCGAGCACGAGACCGCCACGGGAGCCTGGATCCAGATCCGCTACAGCCAGGAATGCGGGACGAGTTGGGTCCGGATGTGGGGAGCTGCCGTGGACGACCGCGTCGAGATCCGGGCGGGCCGGAACGGCTTCCTCGACGGCGCCCGCGTCAGCAACCGCAGCGAGGCGGACACCTATGTCCACACCCTCATGAGCGTGATCAGCCCTGGGACACCGGTGCAATCCTGCTTCACCCCCGCGGCGGGCGGCGCGAAAGAATGCTTCAGGGCGCCCACCGACCGGACCAGCACCCCTGGTAGGGCTCGGTCAGGTCCGTAG